The Elaeis guineensis isolate ETL-2024a chromosome 11, EG11, whole genome shotgun sequence genomic interval CACTATCAGCAGACATACCTTCCCATCTTCTCCCCCCTGCCGTCTTCCCCTCATCTCCCGCTCCCCCCAAAATCCCCACTCATAAACCCTCCAAAAAACCCTCTAATCTCCAcctcttctttattcttcttatcGAACATTCGGTACAAATGGCCACGGTTGCTTGGCCGACCACGCACACCGGTCTCTACTGTTCCTGCTCTTCCTCTCCTTGTCCTCCCATTCATCACTCTTCTCTTATCCGCGCCAAAACCCTAGCATCATCACCAACCACGATATCCGGGTTCCTCCATTCAGACTTCCTCGGATACGCAATCCGGTCGATTGAACCAAAGATCTCCTCGCAATCCAACAACCAGAGCACTGCCGTTCGGATGTCCTGGGACGGGCCCCTCTCCTCTGTCCGCTTGATAATCCAGGGCAAGAACCTCGACGTAGTCCCCCTTATTCCTCCCTCCTTTTCTCTTGTGTTCGATTTCTTTCTGGTTTCTTGGTTGTTTATTTTGCGACGTTGCCTTTGGGTCCTTTGTGCACCAGTTGACGGAGCCAGTGAAGAAGCACGTCGAGGATAAGGTGGGCAAGGCGGTGCAGAAGCACAGCAACCTCGTCAGGGAGGTTGACGTCCGGCTCTCCGTCCGCGGTGGAGAGCTCGGCAGAGGCCCCCGGGTTCGGAGATGCGAGGTATGGACTTGCTCCTCCtttcttttttaatctaattgCATTGTGGGATTGATTGTGTGGTGGTTTTAGGTTACTCTGTTTCCCAAGAAGCATGGGGTGATTCGGGCGGAGGAGGATGCGGAGACGCTCTACGGAAGCATAGACTTGGTGTCGTCGATCATACAGAGGAAGTTgaggaagatcaaggagaaagagtcagaTCATGGACGGCACATGAAAGGGTTTAATCGGCTCAAGTTTCGGGAACCGGAGGCTCAGAGAATTGTTGGGAAGGATGAGGAAGAGGACCGGGATTTG includes:
- the LOC105054276 gene encoding ribosome-binding factor PSRP1, chloroplastic produces the protein MATVAWPTTHTGLYCSCSSSPCPPIHHSSLIRAKTLASSPTTISGFLHSDFLGYAIRSIEPKISSQSNNQSTAVRMSWDGPLSSVRLIIQGKNLDLTEPVKKHVEDKVGKAVQKHSNLVREVDVRLSVRGGELGRGPRVRRCEVTLFPKKHGVIRAEEDAETLYGSIDLVSSIIQRKLRKIKEKESDHGRHMKGFNRLKFREPEAQRIVGKDEEEDRDLVGLASDQVDGEPLGKVVRTKYFDMPPLTVEEAKEQLENVDHDFYGFRNEETGEVNILYKRKEGGYGLIIPKNGDEVQRPDTEAVGAAEDPSVAKRLSG